Proteins encoded together in one Lutra lutra chromosome 4, mLutLut1.2, whole genome shotgun sequence window:
- the LOC125098885 gene encoding S-phase kinase-associated protein 1-like, translating to MLEDLGMDDEGDDDPVPLPNVNAAILKKVIQWCTHHKDDPPPPEDDENKEKRTDDIPVWDQEFLKVDQGTLFELILAANYLDIKGLLDVTCKTVANMIKGKTPEEIRKTFNIKNDFTEEEEAQVRKENQWCEEK from the coding sequence ATGTTGGAAGATTTGGGAATGGACGATGAAGGAGATGATGATCCAGTTCCTCTACCAAATGTTAATGCAGCAATATTAAAAAAGGTCATTCAGTGGTGCACCCACCACAAGGATGACCCCCCTCCTCCTGAGGAtgatgagaacaaagaaaagcgGACAGATGATATCCCTGTTTGGGACCAAGAATTCCTGAAAGTTGACCAAGGAACACTGTTTGAACTTATTCTGGCTGCGAACTACTTAGACATCAAAGGTTTGCTTGATGTAACATGCAAGACTGTTGCCAATATGATCAAGGGGAAAACTCCTGAGGAGATCCGCAAGACCTTCAATATCAAAAATGACTTTACTGAAGAAGAGGAAGCCCAGGTACGCAAAGAGAACCAGTGGTGTGAAGAGAAGTGA